In SAR324 cluster bacterium, the sequence GTGATAATAGCGCTGATGGCTGTACGGTTCGAAAAAGGGAGTGTATTCATGCGGCAACTCCAGTTTGGGCTGGACGTGCGGTTATGTGTTCGGTTGAAGCATATTCACTTTCACTGGACAAGAGTACAGATTCACTAAGTGCATATGCTATTAAGCCAACAAGGGTCGCAGCAACAGCAGTATGGAGAGCAGAAACGGGAACGGGAATCCGATAGAGCGCATTGACTATACCTACTAAGACCTCCAATGGAATCAGTAGCAGAATTGCATAGCCGACATGACGAATTCCAGGTAGAGATGAACTCGTGCGCAGTTGCCAAGCCAAGAACATTAGCCAAGTTCCACCAAAAATAGCGAAGAAGCGATGCAGCATGTGAATCCATTCGTTGAAGTGATTCGGCATGAACTGTCCTACAAAAGCGTCTGGTACGTTTGGACTTCCATCTGGGGCTGGTATGGCTATGGATAAAGGAGCGCCACTATGACAACCAGGGAAAGCCGAACAGGAGTAACCAGAATAGGTTGTGCTGTTTTTACCACCGGAGATTAGAATTATCGTAAGTATTAGTGCCATTCCAGCTATCTTCCTGGTCATTGGGCTCCAACTACTCCACCTTACCCAACTGAACGTTCTTGGGCGCTTGTTGAGATGGAAAGTCTTCCAAGCAAAATAAACCAGCAGCGCAAAGGTTAGATTTCCTCCGATCAAGTGACCTGTGACGATGTAAGGATTCAGAAGCATCGTCACAGTTAGCCCTCCAAGTATTCCCTGGATTAAAACCATTACCAAGCAGACCAGACTGAGGTTTCTGTATTCACGATAGTGAGGACGGGAGAAAGCTAGTATAACCATTAAAACAATCAACATACCAAGCAGGGTGGCAATGAAGCGATGGCCCACTTCGAGCGCAATCTCGTATCCAGGTGGTGGGATAAATTGCCCATAACACAGTGGCCAGTCTGGGCAAGCCAATCCAGCACCCTTGAGACGTACGAAGGCACCAAATGAAATGAGAGGCCAAGTGAGAATTGCCGAACCTAGTGCAAGCCATTTCATCATTTTAAATTATTTTTAAAGAAGGTAGAAATTGTAAAAGAGATTTCCAAAAAATTAACTAATGGAGGCTTTAATAACAAGCCAAACACCAAAAATCAGATGTGTGGTCGTACGCTGCGTTTGCACACAAATGGTTCTTCTAACCTAGCCAACAATAACATTGTCTAGTTTCAACTTGCTCTCAGAGTGAATTAGATTTAGCATAAACAGTTTAATTTTATTCAGTAAGACTCAGTTCAATTTTTCTCCTCAGTCGAAGGCTACCAATGACTTATGTTGTCACTGCACATTGCAATGGATGCAAGTATACTGACTGTGTGGAGGTCTGTCCGGTAGAGGCCTTCCACGAAGGACCAGAAATGGTCTATATCAACCCGGAATCATGCATTGACTGCAACGCCTGTGTGGAAGAATGCCCCGTCGAGGCAATCTATGCGGATGTGGATCTGCCTGAGAAGCATCAAGAATATTTAGAGATCAATGCTGATAAAAGCCAAGAATTTCCTGTGATTAGCGAGAAATCAGATCCTTTATCTACTGCAAGAACTTTGGACGAGATCAAAGCCGCAGGTGACTGATTGACATGGAAAGATTTATTCAAGTCTCTGTGATGTCAGAATCCAAGGCCTGGATTCAAGAAGGTGAACTTCAGGCAGATGAGATGCCCAGACTCATCGATATCTTGGTAGCAGGTTCACTTCTACAATTTTGTATTAACCTAGAACGAAAAAAAGAAGAAGTT encodes:
- a CDS encoding COX15/CtaA family protein — encoded protein: MMKWLALGSAILTWPLISFGAFVRLKGAGLACPDWPLCYGQFIPPPGYEIALEVGHRFIATLLGMLIVLMVILAFSRPHYREYRNLSLVCLVMVLIQGILGGLTVTMLLNPYIVTGHLIGGNLTFALLVYFAWKTFHLNKRPRTFSWVRWSSWSPMTRKIAGMALILTIILISGGKNSTTYSGYSCSAFPGCHSGAPLSIAIPAPDGSPNVPDAFVGQFMPNHFNEWIHMLHRFFAIFGGTWLMFLAWQLRTSSSLPGIRHVGYAILLLIPLEVLVGIVNALYRIPVPVSALHTAVAATLVGLIAYALSESVLLSSESEYASTEHITARPAQTGVAA
- a CDS encoding 4Fe-4S dicluster domain-containing protein, which translates into the protein MTYVVTAHCNGCKYTDCVEVCPVEAFHEGPEMVYINPESCIDCNACVEECPVEAIYADVDLPEKHQEYLEINADKSQEFPVISEKSDPLSTARTLDEIKAAGD